A region from the Colwellia sp. PAMC 21821 genome encodes:
- a CDS encoding MbnP family copper-binding protein yields the protein MLSNKQYIFLAIFIILLSLMGYFLSFTAKSHSQINVQLLWQHGELNCQTPFNTGEVNKNWLIEQFQFFISHIEYGSAETGWQKINLAQTPFQAHDTVLLGTNCQSAKPQTGSLKNSNWTIELEPLPGAGINKNSAIRFTLGVPFEVNHLNPISQKSPLNLPSMFWVWQTGHKFMRLELAANNEQWLFHLGSTGCKSASAMRAPKQACRYPNRFNFELPLSINSDGRLALNFDLATLLNNVDLTPSSSCQSEQNKLSCQQLFNNLSLVKQINNTPSVSSVSSVFRAVNIKPESPGEDVE from the coding sequence ATGTTAAGTAATAAGCAGTATATATTTTTAGCAATATTTATTATTTTACTCAGTTTAATGGGGTACTTTTTAAGTTTTACAGCAAAAAGTCATTCGCAAATAAACGTGCAGTTATTATGGCAGCACGGCGAGTTGAACTGCCAAACGCCATTTAATACCGGCGAGGTGAATAAAAATTGGCTTATTGAGCAGTTTCAATTTTTTATTAGTCATATTGAATATGGCTCAGCTGAAACGGGTTGGCAAAAAATTAATTTAGCACAAACACCTTTTCAAGCGCATGATACCGTTTTGCTTGGCACGAACTGCCAATCAGCTAAGCCGCAAACAGGCTCACTGAAAAACAGTAATTGGACTATCGAGCTTGAACCTCTGCCTGGTGCTGGTATCAATAAAAATAGCGCTATTCGCTTTACCCTTGGCGTGCCTTTTGAGGTAAATCATTTAAATCCTATTAGTCAAAAAAGCCCGTTAAATTTACCGTCAATGTTTTGGGTTTGGCAAACCGGCCATAAATTTATGCGACTTGAGCTTGCCGCTAATAATGAGCAATGGCTATTTCACTTGGGCTCTACTGGTTGTAAATCAGCAAGTGCAATGCGAGCACCTAAACAAGCTTGTCGTTATCCTAATCGATTTAATTTCGAACTTCCTCTTTCTATTAACAGTGATGGTCGACTGGCGTTAAACTTTGATTTAGCTACGCTATTAAATAATGTTGATTTAACTCCGTCGTCGAGTTGTCAATCGGAGCAGAATAAATTGAGCTGTCAGCAATTATTTAATAATTTATCTCTAGTGAAACAAATTAATAATACGCCAAGTGTATCAAGTGTATCAAGTGTATTTAGGGCTGTTAACATTAAGCCTGAAAGTCCAGGAGAGGACGTTGAATAA
- a CDS encoding choice-of-anchor B family protein: MLRTIWVFLFISAMFNSHLTLAHSEHDKARFVAQTGKDSGKCDQVLRPCKTIAYAVQQANKGDKILVSAGQYTVNTSDELFYLKSALVPIYGGYNRFDHFQSQSPDTNPTELVNIPLDMAEPLRQQGFVIMADGKSLFANNSAESKALKRKLESYYTLSEKQTGVDCVDGLAGSFACSNIDLLAHMPLNEFSSRPSSANDIWGHVDLNNGNEYALIGLRNGVAIVNVTDPEDPQEVGTISGLNSTWRDIKVYQYFDNIINAWQAYAYATIDGASDHVTIINLNQLPNSVSLVEKNTVVTKAHNVYITNVDHTLNIALPGLTPSLQLIGSNRFGGAFHSYSLATPATLTALSNNYFGSGYTHDGASINITDNRKESQCDTQGDSCTVFIDFNEKEVKLWNITDTSATTLLGTGEYNDVAKSNQYVHSGWGTEDEQHIFLHDEFDEKDGGLNSTVRIFSIADLTNPVQVGQWTGPTRAIDHNGFVRGNRYYMSNYERGLTVLDITDPANPVDVGFFDTYTPSNNAGFNGAWGTYPFLPSGNILVSDIGSGLYILKDRTHESNQGKVAFSHKAITANQGETLTISVQRSSASNPDQAISVHYQVLPGSAKENSDYTPVKGIVTWQANDIADKTINIDIMSDLTGEEFKEEFFVRLSQPSNSATLGSNSYLTVNIDGLVDNGTLTFTGSETTVAENQGTLDVVIARQGSSTGAVSVTYLLSSGTATIGEDMESASGTVNWSDGDSAEKSIQIIIIDDTESEVNENFTITLSPVAESNLGAITQYTVTISDDDSNTAPTVTLSENSEVNTGATVSVSATVTDNENDPMTYLWQQTAGTSINLTNADTLAASFVAPSAAGNIQLLFTATDSKGFSTSEILTLTVVAAPVITPTPDKKSSSSGSVSYLILFLLVLLTRKHLK, encoded by the coding sequence ATGTTACGTACAATCTGGGTATTTCTATTTATCTCGGCGATGTTTAATAGCCACCTAACCCTAGCTCACTCAGAACATGACAAAGCACGTTTTGTTGCTCAAACAGGCAAAGACTCAGGTAAATGCGATCAGGTATTAAGACCTTGTAAAACTATTGCTTACGCTGTTCAACAAGCAAATAAAGGCGACAAAATATTAGTTTCTGCTGGTCAATACACGGTTAATACCAGTGATGAGCTATTCTATTTAAAAAGCGCTCTAGTGCCCATTTATGGCGGTTACAATCGCTTTGACCATTTTCAAAGCCAAAGCCCTGATACTAACCCTACAGAATTAGTAAACATTCCCCTAGATATGGCAGAGCCTTTACGTCAACAAGGTTTTGTTATAATGGCTGACGGTAAATCGCTATTTGCTAATAACAGCGCCGAAAGCAAAGCACTGAAACGCAAACTGGAAAGTTACTATACCTTAAGTGAAAAGCAAACAGGCGTAGATTGTGTAGATGGTTTAGCCGGAAGCTTTGCTTGTAGCAATATCGATTTACTTGCCCACATGCCCTTAAATGAGTTTTCTAGCCGCCCAAGCAGCGCAAATGACATATGGGGTCACGTTGATTTAAATAATGGTAACGAATATGCGTTGATTGGTTTGCGTAATGGCGTTGCCATCGTCAATGTTACTGACCCTGAAGATCCTCAAGAAGTAGGAACAATTTCTGGGCTGAACTCTACATGGCGCGATATTAAAGTTTATCAATACTTCGATAATATAATAAATGCTTGGCAAGCCTATGCTTATGCCACTATAGACGGCGCTTCTGATCACGTAACGATTATTAATCTCAACCAACTGCCAAATTCAGTAAGTTTAGTCGAGAAAAATACGGTAGTCACTAAAGCACATAATGTTTACATCACCAATGTTGACCATACACTCAACATCGCTTTACCTGGTTTAACACCCAGCTTGCAACTTATTGGAAGTAATAGATTTGGCGGTGCATTTCATAGTTATTCACTAGCAACACCTGCAACGTTAACCGCATTATCGAATAACTATTTTGGCTCAGGTTACACCCATGACGGCGCTTCAATCAACATTACTGATAACCGAAAAGAAAGCCAGTGTGATACCCAAGGTGACAGCTGCACTGTCTTCATCGACTTTAATGAAAAAGAAGTAAAGCTATGGAATATCACCGACACTTCAGCAACTACGTTACTCGGTACAGGTGAATACAACGATGTAGCGAAAAGTAATCAATATGTTCACTCTGGTTGGGGCACAGAAGATGAACAGCACATATTTTTACATGATGAATTTGACGAGAAAGATGGTGGCTTAAATTCAACTGTACGTATTTTCTCAATTGCTGATTTAACTAATCCTGTGCAAGTTGGACAATGGACCGGCCCAACTCGTGCCATTGATCATAATGGCTTTGTTCGAGGCAACCGCTATTACATGTCAAACTATGAGCGCGGTTTAACAGTATTAGATATTACAGACCCTGCAAATCCAGTCGACGTTGGTTTTTTTGATACTTATACACCTTCGAATAACGCTGGCTTTAACGGAGCTTGGGGCACTTACCCATTTTTACCCTCTGGAAATATATTAGTCAGCGATATTGGCAGCGGTTTATATATATTAAAAGACCGTACGCATGAATCTAACCAAGGTAAAGTAGCTTTTAGCCATAAAGCGATAACCGCTAACCAAGGCGAAACCTTAACGATTAGTGTGCAACGCAGTAGCGCAAGTAACCCTGATCAGGCTATCAGCGTTCATTACCAAGTGTTGCCAGGAAGTGCGAAAGAAAACAGCGACTATACGCCAGTAAAAGGCATAGTAACTTGGCAAGCAAATGACATAGCCGATAAAACCATTAATATTGATATCATGAGCGACCTAACAGGTGAAGAATTCAAAGAAGAATTTTTTGTCCGTTTAAGCCAACCAAGCAATAGCGCAACATTAGGCAGCAATAGCTACCTAACCGTCAATATAGATGGCCTTGTCGACAACGGAACATTAACATTTACGGGATCGGAAACAACGGTTGCTGAAAACCAAGGGACTCTCGATGTAGTAATTGCGCGACAAGGGAGCTCAACAGGAGCAGTATCTGTTACGTACTTATTAAGCTCAGGCACAGCAACTATTGGCGAAGATATGGAATCAGCTTCAGGCACCGTAAATTGGTCAGACGGCGACTCGGCAGAGAAAAGCATTCAAATCATCATTATTGATGACACTGAAAGTGAAGTTAACGAAAACTTTACTATTACCTTATCACCCGTTGCAGAAAGCAATTTAGGCGCCATAACTCAATACACCGTTACTATTTCAGATGATGATAGTAATACCGCACCAACAGTAACCTTATCTGAAAATAGCGAAGTAAATACTGGCGCAACCGTAAGTGTATCCGCAACTGTCACAGACAATGAAAATGACCCTATGACCTACTTATGGCAACAAACAGCGGGAACCAGCATCAACTTGACTAACGCCGACACTTTAGCAGCAAGCTTTGTCGCTCCTTCTGCCGCCGGTAATATCCAGCTATTATTCACCGCCACAGACTCTAAAGGATTCTCTACCAGTGAAATCCTAACGCTAACTGTAGTTGCCGCACCAGTGATAACACCCACACCGGATAAAAAATCATCAAGTAGTGGTTCAGTCAGTTACTTAATCCTATTTTTGCTCGTTTTATTAACCAGAAAACACCTGAAATGA